Proteins from one Fragaria vesca subsp. vesca linkage group LG6, FraVesHawaii_1.0, whole genome shotgun sequence genomic window:
- the LOC101310146 gene encoding uncharacterized protein At5g39865-like — MGCVSSKLFKNDLREEVIITHGALNHVVSLTSSTYGLLNLDKDPIVVSEATLKQSSPKKEDPEVINAWELMEGLEEAVPVKRSSPKSRSVLRGFVDFDARSPLKMLNQLGSPMKGRRFGGKENKGRGYSPKGWVKSNIGSENSCKKALNMSPAVKGSPVSAQRRSFGSDSSRRKSISPLFDPELVASYEKEMFEEEEQIKRVVLPSPKTRKMRYCTRDSESMLKLFEKKCPPGGENAVVIYTTTLRGIRKTFEDCNNVRSIVESHLVRVLERDISMDSGFKEEIRGLMGSKEVRVPLVFVKGRLIGGADEIVKLEEEGKLGVLFDGIPKALVGCQGCAGMRFVMCVECNGSCKVLDEAQKKMVKCGECNENGLIHCPLCC, encoded by the coding sequence ATGGGCTGCGTCTCATCCAAACTGTTCAAGAATGATCTCAGAGAAGAAGTAATCATCACCCACGGCGCTCTCAACCACGTCGTCTCCCTCACTTCCAGCACTTATGGCCTTCTCAATCTCGACAAGGACCCTATTGTTGTTTCCGAGGCCACTCTTAAGCAATCTTCTCCGAAAAAGGAAGATCCGGAAGTTATCAATGCGTGGGAACTGATGGAGGGGCTTGAGGAAGCGGTGCCGGTTAAGAGGAGTAGTCCCAAGTCACGATCTGTTCTTCGCGGGTTTGTGGATTTCGATGCGAGGAGTCCGTTGAAGATGCTGAACCAGTTGGGATCGCCGATGAAGGGGAGGCGATTTGGGGGGAAGGAGAATAAGGGGAGAGGGTATAGTCCCAAAGGTTGGGTGAAATCGAATATTGGGTCGGAGAATTCTTGCAAGAAGGCGCTGAATATGAGTCCGGCGGTGAAAGGGTCTCCGGTTTCTGCACAAAGGAGGAGTTTCGGGAGTGATTCGTCGAGGAGGAAGAGTATTAGTCCCCTGTTTGATCCAGAACTGGTTGCTTCTTATGAGAAGGAAATGTTTGAAGAAGAAGAGCAGATCAAGAGGGTGGTCTTGCCTTCGCCCAAGACACGAAAGATGAGGTATTGTACCCGAGATTCTGAGTCTATGCTGAAGTTGTTTGAGAAGAAATGCCCTCCCGGTGGCGAAAATGCGGTTGTTATTTACACTACTACGTTGAGAGGGATTAGGAAGACATTTGAGGATTGCAACAATGTGAGGTCAATTGTGGAGTCACACCTTGTTCGCGTGCTCGAAAGGGATATATCGATGGATTCGGGGTTTAAGGAGGAGATAAGGGGGCTAATGGGGAGCAAAGAGGTTAGGGTACCGCTTGTGTTTGTGAAGGGGAGGTTGATTGGCGGAGCTGATGAGATTGTGAAGTTGGAGGAGGAAGGTAAGCTTGGGGTTTTGTTCGATGGGATCCCGAAAGCGCTTGTTGGGTGCCAAGGTTGTGCTGGAATGAGGTTTGTGATGTGTGTGGAGTGCAATGGAAGCTGCAAGGTTTTGGATGAGGCGCAAAAGAAGATGGTCAAATGTGGTGAGTGCAATGAGAATGGTTTGATTCATTGCCCTCTTTGTTGCTAA